The following proteins are encoded in a genomic region of Sulfurospirillum arsenophilum NBRC 109478:
- a CDS encoding molybdopterin-dependent oxidoreductase produces the protein MSYSKENVESIVNNGLSRRSFLKGLAASGVLSSFPGGILQANEDLNTKIPYLGEKSYKTFRNACPRNCYDTCSIKTYVKDGVMQFIEGATESTYTRGGCCVKGNSYVKRVYSARRLKFPMMQVGGKGSGNWKRISWDQAMDIIAKKLLEMKKEDGTLLGAALTKYSGNFGITHYGIEGMFNSIGYTTRLAGTPCWPAGIDAQNLDMGDMWCNDPEEMKDSKFIILWGVNPASNSIHSMKYIYEAKKKGAKVVVIDPVFTEAASKASQYIQIKAGTDGLLALGMAKIIIDANLHDQKWLDANSKGYKEYKAYLDKEIKLDNVSKITGIPLAMIKELALSFAKAKPATIWMGYGMQRHTNGGSMIRAIDAFVAVSGNIGKYAGGARYGHLNTWGFNYAALSMPKPEGSVGYTGPEGAKGDVAQGKDAKSNYTDRFLNINKTARELINAKEPKVRLLWVACKNVFAQDFDRNQLIRAFQQLDLVVVADQFFNETAKWADIVLPVATQFEEYDVNVSYWHYWLTLNEQAIKPLFEVKSDLEIAAMLSKRMNQLQAGSCTFPQSVDTKAMMVKEFNPGIYEQFGIKSWEELKNGPVKAKAVIPYADGKFKTPSGKFEFYSDKALELFGSALPTYLEVRKPYDKFRMTSPHSRWSLHSQFQNLEWMEDVHPEPYVYINPDDAEAKMVKEGDTVAVFNKQGLLRVKAKLTDNVQAGTVLMYEQWYNNNIYNVNELIDDTSSDMGAFKTGAPGVALHDTFVNFRKL, from the coding sequence ATGAGTTACTCAAAGGAAAACGTTGAGTCCATTGTGAACAATGGACTCAGCCGAAGAAGTTTTTTAAAAGGGCTTGCCGCCAGTGGTGTGTTGTCTTCATTCCCTGGAGGCATTCTCCAAGCCAATGAAGATCTTAATACTAAAATACCGTACCTAGGTGAGAAGAGTTATAAAACCTTTCGTAATGCCTGTCCTAGAAACTGTTACGACACCTGTAGTATTAAAACCTACGTTAAAGATGGTGTGATGCAGTTTATCGAGGGTGCGACTGAATCTACATACACCAGAGGTGGTTGTTGTGTTAAAGGCAATTCTTACGTCAAGCGCGTTTACTCAGCGCGTCGTCTTAAATTCCCGATGATGCAAGTAGGTGGTAAAGGTTCAGGCAACTGGAAACGCATCTCATGGGATCAAGCGATGGATATTATCGCGAAGAAACTGTTAGAGATGAAAAAAGAGGATGGCACACTATTAGGTGCGGCACTGACAAAATACTCTGGTAATTTTGGTATCACGCATTATGGTATTGAGGGTATGTTTAACTCCATTGGTTATACGACAAGACTTGCGGGCACACCGTGTTGGCCAGCAGGAATTGACGCGCAGAACCTCGATATGGGTGATATGTGGTGTAACGATCCTGAAGAGATGAAAGACAGTAAGTTTATTATTCTATGGGGTGTCAATCCTGCGAGTAACTCAATTCACTCGATGAAATACATTTATGAAGCCAAGAAAAAAGGGGCTAAAGTTGTTGTCATCGACCCCGTTTTCACAGAAGCAGCTTCTAAAGCAAGTCAATACATTCAGATCAAAGCAGGCACCGATGGTCTTTTAGCGCTTGGAATGGCGAAGATTATTATTGACGCCAATTTGCACGATCAAAAATGGCTCGATGCAAACTCAAAAGGGTACAAAGAGTACAAAGCATATCTCGATAAAGAGATCAAATTAGACAATGTTTCCAAAATCACAGGCATTCCTCTTGCAATGATTAAAGAGTTGGCTTTATCGTTTGCAAAAGCGAAACCTGCAACCATTTGGATGGGGTATGGTATGCAACGTCACACCAATGGCGGTTCGATGATCAGAGCGATTGACGCATTCGTTGCAGTCTCTGGAAACATCGGCAAATACGCAGGTGGAGCACGTTATGGTCACCTCAATACATGGGGCTTTAACTATGCAGCGCTCAGCATGCCAAAACCAGAAGGCAGTGTGGGTTATACGGGTCCTGAAGGGGCAAAAGGGGATGTTGCGCAAGGTAAAGATGCTAAATCAAACTATACCGACCGCTTTTTAAATATCAACAAAACCGCGCGCGAACTGATTAACGCAAAAGAGCCAAAAGTAAGATTGCTTTGGGTGGCATGTAAAAACGTTTTTGCACAAGATTTTGACCGCAATCAACTCATCCGTGCTTTCCAACAACTTGACCTTGTTGTAGTGGCAGACCAGTTCTTCAATGAAACCGCCAAATGGGCAGACATCGTTCTCCCTGTCGCGACGCAATTTGAGGAGTACGATGTGAACGTCTCGTACTGGCACTATTGGTTAACCCTTAATGAGCAAGCGATCAAACCTCTTTTTGAAGTCAAATCCGATCTTGAAATTGCAGCAATGCTTTCCAAACGCATGAATCAACTTCAAGCTGGTTCGTGTACTTTCCCTCAAAGTGTCGATACTAAAGCGATGATGGTCAAAGAGTTTAACCCTGGCATTTACGAGCAATTTGGCATCAAATCATGGGAAGAGCTTAAAAACGGACCCGTCAAAGCTAAAGCGGTGATCCCGTATGCCGATGGCAAGTTTAAAACACCAAGCGGTAAGTTTGAGTTTTACTCGGACAAAGCATTGGAACTTTTTGGAAGCGCATTACCAACGTATCTTGAAGTACGTAAACCGTACGATAAATTCCGTATGACCTCACCTCACAGCAGATGGAGTTTGCACTCACAGTTCCAAAACTTAGAGTGGATGGAAGATGTGCATCCTGAGCCTTACGTGTACATCAACCCTGATGATGCGGAAGCCAAAATGGTCAAAGAGGGTGACACCGTAGCGGTCTTTAACAAACAAGGACTCTTACGAGTGAAAGCAAAACTCACCGACAATGTTCAAGCAGGAACCGTTTTGATGTACGAGCAGTGGTATAACAACAACATTTACAACGTCAATGAGCTTATCGATGATACCAGCTCTGACATGGGTGCATTTAAGACAGGTGCGCCTGGCGTTGCACTGCATGATACCTTTGTCAATTTTAGAAAACTATAA
- a CDS encoding response regulator transcription factor produces the protein MDKLFLERLKTLTILYAEDEEGIRKNIAASLRYYTKEVIEAENGKIALELYKTENPDIVITDILMPVMNGVDLVREIRKTDEITPLVIISAHTDREYLLKVVDLHLEQYIIKPVNLNGLLEALARCLKRIAQTHTIVYELPCGYLYDVDHKHLTYEGETIHLNKKESGFLELLLHNKQRIVTYDELQANVWQDDVMTDSALRSLVRNLRKKLPKDFITNLSGVGYRFEMC, from the coding sequence GTGGATAAACTTTTTTTGGAACGATTGAAGACGCTCACAATTCTCTATGCCGAAGATGAAGAGGGCATACGTAAAAACATTGCGGCATCGCTTCGCTACTATACCAAAGAGGTGATCGAAGCGGAGAACGGCAAAATTGCCTTAGAGCTCTACAAAACTGAAAATCCAGACATTGTGATTACCGATATTTTAATGCCTGTAATGAACGGCGTGGATCTTGTAAGAGAAATTCGTAAAACCGATGAAATAACACCGCTTGTCATCATCTCTGCACACACCGATAGAGAGTATCTGCTTAAAGTGGTTGATTTACACTTAGAACAGTACATCATCAAACCCGTCAATCTCAATGGTCTCTTAGAAGCCCTCGCGCGCTGTTTAAAGCGCATTGCTCAAACGCATACGATTGTGTATGAACTTCCGTGTGGCTACTTGTATGATGTTGACCATAAGCATTTAACTTATGAAGGTGAGACCATTCATCTCAATAAAAAAGAATCGGGATTTTTAGAGTTACTGCTTCATAATAAACAACGCATCGTTACCTATGATGAACTCCAAGCCAATGTATGGCAAGATGATGTGATGACCGATAGTGCACTTCGCTCCTTGGTGCGAAATTTACGCAAGAAGTTACCGAAAGATTTTATTACCAATTTATCGGGAGTGGGGTATCGATTTGAGATGTGCTAG
- a CDS encoding 4Fe-4S dicluster domain-containing protein, with product MQKAFLVDGSICLGCNTCAMACKNQYHQDKGILWRKVREIGAEEYHIDNNNILPTLVSYQKAPTAEMPMERFYFSLACNHCENPACVAICPVGAHTKDPETGICKHDQTICIGCGGCVKACPFGASKFNEKMGQAEKCSMCWERQADGKTTACVQSCPVGAIAIIDLHDPKYKEYANASPIGIDYAINAETKPTTRFIHPSMPKEVYRLPKG from the coding sequence ATGCAAAAAGCTTTTTTAGTCGATGGCAGTATCTGTCTAGGATGTAATACGTGCGCAATGGCCTGTAAAAATCAGTATCATCAAGATAAAGGGATTTTGTGGCGAAAGGTGCGTGAGATCGGAGCGGAGGAGTATCATATTGATAACAACAATATTTTACCAACCTTAGTTTCGTACCAAAAAGCGCCCACAGCGGAGATGCCGATGGAGCGATTCTACTTTTCACTTGCATGTAACCATTGTGAAAATCCAGCGTGTGTGGCGATTTGTCCTGTGGGAGCGCATACGAAAGATCCTGAAACGGGCATTTGTAAACATGACCAAACGATCTGTATTGGCTGTGGAGGATGCGTTAAAGCATGTCCGTTTGGCGCTTCAAAGTTCAATGAAAAGATGGGACAAGCGGAGAAGTGCAGTATGTGTTGGGAAAGACAAGCGGATGGTAAAACAACGGCATGTGTTCAGTCTTGCCCTGTAGGCGCTATTGCTATCATTGATCTTCACGATCCAAAGTATAAAGAGTATGCCAATGCTTCTCCGATAGGCATTGACTATGCGATCAACGCGGAGACGAAACCGACGACGCGCTTTATCCACCCTTCGATGCCAAAAGAGGTCTATAGACTTCCAAAAGGATAA
- a CDS encoding OprD family outer membrane porin, producing the protein MLISNSFAADTLANAFKEGKVNGTLKSMYRDADISGQDSSGFALGGELGYVTGNVNGFGAGVTFQTSHTMGLKDDNSAEVDGSVAISETMLSEAYLSYTFDKTVVKVGRQYIDTPLVSSSSSRMLNGMFQAITVTNTSLPETTLIAGAINKWQYRAEKIQDLDEEIYTFYALNKSIKGLELTAQGTVHKDDRNLLFVDASYNLPINFPLTLGAQYLGDYADIAGEKDSYMYGLMVGTKVAGVGLSAYYNSTAKEGDVNYGYGQGTDWTYNSVQWLTGVTAGTDSYQGKISYDFAQIGIQGLSAFTRYAVYDNSVNAANDAKEWNIDVKYKFSGAMKGLETRIRYADITYDLAGKPDEHDFRFIANYQF; encoded by the coding sequence GTGTTGATAAGCAATTCTTTTGCAGCAGACACGTTGGCTAATGCATTTAAAGAGGGCAAAGTAAACGGTACTCTTAAGTCAATGTATCGAGATGCAGATATCTCAGGGCAAGATAGTAGTGGCTTTGCACTAGGTGGTGAATTGGGATATGTGACTGGTAATGTCAATGGTTTTGGTGCAGGTGTAACCTTTCAAACTTCTCATACTATGGGCTTAAAAGACGATAATTCTGCTGAAGTTGATGGTAGTGTTGCTATTTCAGAGACTATGCTGAGTGAAGCGTATTTATCATATACCTTTGATAAAACAGTTGTTAAAGTGGGCCGTCAATATATCGATACTCCTCTTGTTTCTTCTTCAAGCTCAAGAATGCTCAACGGTATGTTTCAAGCAATTACAGTTACCAATACTTCTTTACCCGAGACAACACTGATTGCAGGTGCTATCAATAAATGGCAATATAGAGCTGAAAAAATTCAGGATTTAGATGAAGAAATCTATACGTTTTATGCCCTCAATAAGTCGATTAAAGGTTTAGAACTAACGGCACAAGGAACTGTTCATAAAGATGATCGTAATTTACTCTTTGTAGATGCTTCCTATAATTTACCTATCAATTTTCCTCTGACATTAGGTGCTCAATATTTAGGTGACTATGCAGATATCGCTGGTGAAAAAGACTCTTACATGTATGGCTTGATGGTTGGCACTAAAGTAGCAGGGGTTGGTTTATCTGCTTACTATAACTCAACGGCTAAAGAGGGTGATGTGAATTATGGCTATGGACAAGGAACAGATTGGACATACAATAGTGTTCAATGGTTAACGGGTGTTACGGCAGGTACAGATTCTTATCAAGGTAAAATCTCTTATGACTTTGCGCAAATTGGTATACAGGGGCTAAGTGCGTTTACACGTTATGCAGTTTATGATAACTCCGTTAATGCTGCCAATGATGCAAAAGAATGGAACATTGATGTGAAATATAAATTCTCTGGTGCAATGAAAGGATTAGAAACACGTATTCGTTATGCAGATATTACGTATGATCTAGCAGGTAAGCCTGACGAACACGATTTTAGATTTATTGCTAATTATCAGTTTTGA
- a CDS encoding response regulator transcription factor: MDKSVLKRFNDLRILLVEDDDLLRGIIRDALSLYCQDVQCAKDGEEGLECFHNGNFNVIITDINLPKMSGLVMAKEIRKASSEISIIVLTAYDTSDNIYASIDICACAFLHKPFELEQLYNTLLMCLSKIVSKHQWLDLSRGFSYNLQTKELFCDEKEIHLTKNESRLLAILIDHLGKTVSFENIEGNVWYDKSATPETIRMHINKLRSKTYYELIENIQGYGYKLSPKANIPLEK; the protein is encoded by the coding sequence ATGGATAAAAGTGTTTTAAAGCGGTTTAATGACTTGCGCATTTTATTAGTTGAAGATGATGATTTATTGCGAGGCATTATACGTGATGCATTAAGTCTTTATTGCCAAGATGTACAATGTGCAAAAGATGGGGAAGAAGGGCTAGAGTGTTTTCATAATGGTAATTTTAATGTCATTATTACCGACATTAATTTACCTAAGATGAGCGGACTTGTTATGGCAAAAGAGATTCGCAAAGCAAGTTCGGAGATCTCCATTATCGTGTTAACGGCTTACGATACTTCCGATAATATATATGCCTCTATCGATATTTGCGCATGTGCTTTTTTACATAAACCTTTTGAGCTCGAACAACTTTACAACACATTACTGATGTGTCTTAGTAAAATTGTATCAAAACATCAATGGCTTGATTTATCGCGAGGATTCTCTTATAACCTTCAAACAAAAGAACTTTTTTGTGACGAGAAAGAAATTCATCTTACAAAGAATGAGTCGCGTTTGTTGGCTATCTTAATTGATCATTTGGGAAAAACTGTCAGTTTTGAAAATATTGAGGGGAATGTTTGGTACGATAAAAGTGCTACACCTGAAACCATTAGAATGCATATCAACAAACTCCGTTCCAAGACCTACTATGAACTTATTGAAAATATTCAAGGATATGGATATAAACTTTCTCCCAAAGCGAACATACCTTTAGAAAAATAA
- a CDS encoding ABC transporter substrate-binding protein, whose product MRCARLFVLLLCWVSLGSAQEWKNPFYYRNDDTASVLINERVAGSHIKVFLPTMPYLYVSKLVNGTLVRSSGNHEGWEYMMATSYTKIDDLTYEFSLRKGVLFQDGTPFNADSVVENFSYFMKDPVVYSDIHKRLKGVSKVDEYTIRIHLHKPYGLLFSDLTSINLYTSAYLKRYGWSTKEGSTCNSMQAPGPYGLGPYILKQGYATGRFQTPILELKANPNYYEAGLPYIENITIYTELTSNQSVSMALEEEQLDITPIPFNKKVETVLSKYARLYTKPSTHSISIYFNLLKADSKLQDQNVRIALNKALNQANLLNFVYKKEGELAPTEASVNYRSVKRATGNLQTWGERARQNPEEERELKKILNGLELDVITMDRFMFLWRGIEHQLKKYGVTLHYTTTPNEKEIYEQLLTNRQAPKKWDILTWGNDDWSSNNPWTAFFAYRISDKWSAIDKDDLMQEYIEHFFDVEFQSPAYDEVVSKIVKRAYEKAYMLFVPSPNIVLAVNKEVRYEPSSVLLMPLWRAKLTKYHWSIRGNAAYPKEREAPMLPLRFDYD is encoded by the coding sequence TTGAGATGTGCTAGACTTTTTGTTTTACTGCTCTGTTGGGTGAGCTTAGGCAGTGCTCAGGAGTGGAAAAATCCTTTTTACTACCGCAATGACGATACCGCTTCGGTTCTTATCAACGAGCGTGTGGCAGGCTCGCACATCAAAGTTTTTTTACCGACAATGCCTTATTTGTACGTCTCCAAACTGGTCAATGGCACACTGGTTCGCTCCAGTGGCAACCATGAAGGGTGGGAGTATATGATGGCAACATCGTATACGAAAATAGACGATCTCACCTATGAATTTTCCCTGCGCAAAGGGGTTCTGTTTCAAGATGGAACGCCGTTTAATGCGGACTCTGTGGTGGAAAATTTTAGTTATTTTATGAAAGACCCTGTGGTCTATTCGGACATTCATAAAAGGCTTAAAGGTGTGAGTAAAGTCGATGAATATACCATTCGTATTCATCTGCACAAACCTTACGGACTACTTTTTAGCGATCTCACGTCCATCAATCTTTATACATCCGCCTATCTCAAACGTTATGGTTGGAGTACGAAAGAGGGTTCTACATGTAACAGCATGCAAGCCCCTGGTCCTTATGGTTTAGGCCCTTACATTCTGAAGCAAGGGTACGCAACAGGGCGGTTTCAAACGCCTATTTTAGAGCTCAAAGCCAATCCAAACTACTATGAAGCGGGCTTGCCTTACATTGAAAACATTACCATCTATACAGAACTTACCTCCAATCAATCAGTCTCAATGGCGTTGGAAGAAGAGCAATTGGATATAACGCCCATTCCTTTCAACAAAAAAGTGGAAACGGTACTTTCCAAGTATGCAAGGCTCTACACCAAGCCTTCAACGCACAGTATTTCGATCTATTTTAATCTGCTTAAAGCGGACAGTAAACTCCAAGATCAAAACGTACGCATCGCGCTTAATAAGGCACTCAACCAAGCCAATTTACTCAATTTTGTTTATAAAAAAGAGGGTGAACTAGCGCCCACAGAAGCTTCAGTAAATTATCGCTCCGTCAAACGAGCAACGGGGAATCTTCAAACATGGGGTGAACGTGCGCGCCAAAATCCCGAAGAAGAGAGGGAACTCAAAAAGATTTTAAATGGGTTGGAGCTGGATGTCATTACAATGGATCGTTTTATGTTTTTGTGGCGAGGTATCGAGCATCAGCTTAAAAAGTACGGTGTGACCCTTCATTACACGACCACACCGAATGAAAAAGAGATATACGAACAGCTCCTCACCAATCGTCAAGCGCCAAAAAAGTGGGATATCTTGACATGGGGCAATGATGACTGGAGCAGTAATAACCCTTGGACGGCCTTTTTTGCATACCGCATCTCCGATAAATGGTCAGCGATTGATAAAGACGATTTGATGCAAGAGTACATCGAACATTTCTTTGATGTCGAATTTCAAAGTCCTGCATATGATGAGGTGGTTTCTAAAATTGTCAAACGTGCGTATGAGAAGGCGTATATGCTTTTTGTTCCCTCTCCAAACATTGTTTTAGCCGTAAACAAAGAGGTCCGTTATGAGCCTTCTTCTGTTTTATTGATGCCCCTTTGGAGAGCAAAACTGACCAAATATCACTGGTCGATTAGAGGCAATGCAGCGTATCCTAAAGAGCGTGAGGCTCCCATGTTACCATTAAGGTTTGATTATGATTAA
- a CDS encoding HAMP domain-containing sensor histidine kinase has translation MIKYLSMRYKFFLMASLGICAIVTLSFLAFDITNKGVVNVNNVFEGSKRVQTIQQTYILPLFKLREQSLSLIMAPNEDLRKDILSKINEMHTQMEEPFSKLPSTVYAQWKNYVALILANQAYLKDDFEEGAFINANTAERDQFYTLMDSLEVLQQNELTHSSETYTKANKEAINSRYFIAVWLIIIVLLTFMFGFFIAKNIVDSILHVRRGLREFFDYLKSPSTEEATRIHIPLTNKDELGDMARQINQNIEIIQANLEQDSKLIEDATNVVEDLKLGNLDRRLVASGNSDQLNLLKAVMNEMLDNLELRIQQEIDERTRQEQLLIQQSKLAAMGNMIGNIAHQWRQPLGEINALLMIIQVRQHFDDFNEAFLTEKIDECNRITAYMSNTISDFQNFFKPSKDKEIFEINNACERASSIIQASLRYHSIEFSFNAAEEIMVLGYPNEFAQALLNILSNAKDVLTDRQIENPFIRMSVKNGEKYTLIKIEDNGGGIAEEYSERIFEPYFTTKHAKQGTGIGLYMTKMIIENNMNGIVTVKNTEQGALFTIKIKHHA, from the coding sequence ATGATTAAGTATCTTTCCATGCGTTATAAATTTTTTCTGATGGCTTCTTTGGGCATTTGTGCGATTGTCACGCTCTCCTTTTTAGCATTTGATATAACCAATAAAGGTGTGGTCAATGTCAACAATGTCTTTGAAGGTTCCAAGCGGGTTCAAACCATTCAGCAAACCTACATTTTGCCGCTGTTTAAGCTAAGAGAACAATCGCTTTCACTCATTATGGCACCGAATGAAGACTTGCGTAAAGATATTCTCTCAAAAATCAATGAGATGCACACTCAAATGGAAGAGCCGTTTAGCAAACTTCCCTCTACGGTTTATGCTCAGTGGAAAAATTATGTAGCACTCATTTTAGCCAATCAAGCCTACCTCAAAGATGATTTTGAAGAGGGCGCGTTCATTAACGCCAATACAGCAGAGCGCGACCAATTTTACACGCTCATGGATTCGCTTGAAGTGTTACAGCAAAACGAGCTGACCCACTCTTCTGAAACCTATACTAAAGCGAATAAAGAAGCAATCAATTCGCGTTATTTTATTGCAGTTTGGTTGATTATTATTGTGCTTTTAACTTTTATGTTTGGTTTTTTTATTGCTAAAAATATTGTTGATTCTATTTTACATGTAAGACGAGGGCTTAGAGAGTTTTTTGACTACTTGAAATCACCTTCCACCGAAGAAGCCACACGTATTCACATTCCCCTTACCAATAAAGATGAGCTGGGCGATATGGCAAGGCAGATCAATCAAAACATTGAGATTATTCAAGCCAACCTCGAGCAAGACAGCAAACTCATCGAAGATGCAACCAATGTCGTTGAAGATCTAAAACTAGGCAATCTTGATCGCAGACTCGTCGCTTCGGGAAATTCTGACCAACTCAATTTACTCAAAGCTGTGATGAATGAGATGCTCGATAATTTGGAGTTACGCATTCAACAAGAGATCGATGAGCGCACCCGTCAAGAGCAGTTACTGATTCAGCAAAGCAAGCTTGCTGCCATGGGCAATATGATCGGTAATATTGCCCATCAATGGAGACAACCCTTAGGTGAGATCAATGCACTTTTAATGATCATTCAAGTGAGACAACACTTTGATGATTTTAATGAAGCCTTTTTAACAGAAAAAATTGATGAGTGTAACCGAATCACAGCCTATATGTCTAACACGATTAGCGATTTTCAAAACTTTTTTAAACCTTCCAAAGATAAAGAGATTTTTGAGATCAATAATGCATGTGAGCGGGCGAGCTCCATCATTCAAGCCTCCCTTCGTTACCACTCGATTGAATTCTCGTTTAATGCTGCAGAAGAGATTATGGTGCTTGGATATCCTAATGAGTTTGCCCAAGCACTTTTGAATATACTCTCTAATGCTAAAGATGTTCTCACTGACAGGCAGATTGAAAATCCGTTCATTCGTATGAGCGTAAAAAATGGTGAGAAATACACGCTCATTAAGATTGAAGATAATGGTGGTGGCATTGCGGAAGAGTATTCGGAACGTATTTTTGAGCCTTACTTTACGACCAAACACGCTAAGCAAGGTACTGGAATTGGGCTTTATATGACCAAAATGATCATTGAAAACAACATGAATGGTATCGTGACCGTTAAAAATACAGAGCAGGGGGCACTCTTTACAATCAAAATTAAGCATCACGCATAA
- a CDS encoding cache domain-containing protein, whose protein sequence is MTHFKRKYLSTILFILIFFSLTFAYIVLVFINYDANQTMMQELVKTNQLNIVKGYKRQIDEWLSVKKRIVSSASTFLEKLDPEKNYHEIRQILQSAITTGEFRSVYIGYANDAFITGINWTAPLNYFPTERPWYKVGEERQSVAITLPYIDSDLLQEVVSIVSPVYNHESGQLIAVLSSDLILDSIQKEILSINLPFNGFAFLVSKNGKILVSPDGFSEQKCNGCEPAISAILSNSEMGGTTTYAHNGKKYLVFYEPLENSDWIFATVLNEESIFGELNEQLFQNVIMAVSFSVFGVLGVLLFLFLSRKIFEHKRLLDSFAHSSSHAMAIIDKQKNVLLINDPLRKFLTINESIELGDSISHLKEIAGNEELIQTLIEAVYEVMDCTFTAKIIKIPNDDTAECLLAQIMPIIDKASKIEGCILTINDITNEYRLETHAKEHEQIMIQHSKMAAMGEMVGAITHQWRQPLAAILVLMGMLRIQVKDKIISEDRLIESFDKAVEIIKFMEQTLQSFKSFYKTGQEKEYFDSATVIEEVVSIMRPIARIHNIDLAFSYDYKKDYPMVSYPNYLKQILVNLISNAKDAILEKNSTVDEGHIIVSLSELDENYTIRVEDDGIGIHPGFEEKLFKTMQTTKGTKGTGHGLYLCKLLVENKLNGTINIISYSNPTVFELVFLKGN, encoded by the coding sequence ATGACACATTTTAAACGAAAATATCTATCAACGATCCTCTTCATTCTTATTTTCTTCTCTTTAACATTTGCCTATATTGTTCTTGTTTTTATTAATTATGACGCTAATCAAACGATGATGCAAGAGTTAGTGAAAACAAATCAATTAAATATTGTCAAAGGGTATAAGCGTCAAATTGATGAGTGGCTTTCCGTTAAAAAGCGTATTGTCTCTTCTGCTTCAACCTTTTTAGAAAAACTAGATCCTGAAAAAAACTACCATGAGATCAGACAAATTTTACAAAGTGCCATTACAACCGGAGAATTTCGGAGTGTTTATATTGGTTATGCCAATGATGCTTTTATTACGGGTATTAATTGGACTGCACCGCTAAATTATTTTCCTACCGAGCGACCCTGGTATAAAGTAGGTGAAGAGCGCCAAAGTGTTGCCATTACGCTACCTTATATTGATTCTGATCTTTTACAAGAAGTTGTTTCTATCGTTTCTCCTGTGTATAATCATGAAAGTGGACAGCTAATTGCTGTTCTTTCAAGCGATTTGATTTTAGATTCTATTCAAAAAGAAATACTTTCTATAAATTTACCCTTTAACGGGTTTGCATTCCTTGTCAGTAAAAATGGCAAAATTCTTGTGAGTCCTGATGGCTTTAGCGAACAAAAGTGCAATGGATGTGAACCTGCAATATCTGCTATTCTTTCTAACAGTGAGATGGGGGGAACAACAACATATGCACACAATGGCAAAAAATATTTGGTTTTTTATGAACCTTTGGAAAACAGTGATTGGATTTTTGCTACGGTGTTAAATGAAGAGAGCATTTTTGGGGAACTCAATGAGCAGCTTTTTCAAAATGTCATTATGGCGGTTAGTTTTAGTGTATTTGGTGTTTTGGGAGTACTCTTATTTCTTTTTTTATCGCGAAAAATCTTTGAACATAAACGGCTTTTAGATTCTTTTGCACATAGTAGTAGCCATGCTATGGCAATTATTGATAAGCAAAAAAATGTTCTTTTAATCAATGATCCACTGCGAAAATTTTTAACCATCAATGAATCAATAGAACTAGGCGACTCCATCTCTCATTTAAAAGAGATAGCAGGAAATGAAGAATTGATCCAAACGCTTATTGAAGCTGTATATGAGGTAATGGATTGTACTTTTACGGCAAAAATTATTAAAATCCCTAACGATGATACGGCGGAGTGCCTTTTAGCTCAGATAATGCCTATTATAGATAAGGCTTCAAAAATAGAAGGTTGTATTTTAACCATTAATGATATTACCAATGAATACCGCTTAGAAACGCATGCAAAAGAGCATGAACAGATTATGATTCAGCACAGTAAAATGGCGGCTATGGGCGAAATGGTAGGCGCCATTACACATCAATGGAGGCAACCTCTCGCCGCAATTTTAGTTTTGATGGGAATGCTGAGAATTCAAGTAAAAGATAAAATTATTAGTGAAGATAGACTGATTGAGAGTTTTGATAAAGCCGTTGAAATTATAAAATTTATGGAACAAACATTACAGTCATTTAAATCATTTTATAAAACGGGACAAGAGAAAGAGTATTTTGATAGTGCGACGGTTATTGAGGAGGTCGTTAGTATCATGAGACCTATTGCACGTATCCATAACATTGACCTCGCATTTAGTTATGATTATAAAAAAGATTATCCAATGGTTTCGTATCCAAATTATTTGAAACAAATTTTGGTCAATCTCATTTCCAATGCTAAAGATGCTATTTTGGAAAAAAATAGCACCGTTGATGAAGGTCATATCATTGTCTCTTTATCTGAATTAGATGAAAACTATACTATTAGAGTTGAAGATGATGGCATAGGTATCCATCCCGGGTTTGAAGAAAAACTTTTTAAAACAATGCAAACAACTAAAGGGACTAAAGGCACGGGACATGGGCTTTATTTGTGTAAATTATTAGTGGAAAACAAGTTAAATGGTACTATTAACATCATTTCTTATTCCAATCCGACTGTCTTTGAGTTGGTTTTTTTGAAAGGCAATTAA